A stretch of the Hippocampus zosterae strain Florida chromosome 18, ASM2543408v3, whole genome shotgun sequence genome encodes the following:
- the LOC127590763 gene encoding uncharacterized protein LOC127590763, which yields MPFLFLGFALGAVATKTLRTVVGGRPASPAVRAGSADAWGDEPLAGAAAAAAGKRSPLKKICRFANYCNNCWMNSTLQATLNLNVVRRKLPERIQQFVSLLSEMPAFACLYLSALENPGVCFTAAELCVALAELCDCVPALILYENNDSVDLLVPLLSWFDRCGIRTGVQVRDVNRCPRCHLTTSSVSNLGNVVTLPKPLNGETLSSLIKRGTGGRRRRCKACGHKTVRKRFWTHPDILTFFVNRIAGDGLVSHDRVYSPERLEVDVDENTKQTYRLSSVICHAGVDRHSGHFWSYLFSGDVTIEANDTYLSFTDQGPPDKVYNNGTTYLYEV from the exons ATGCCGTTTCTCTTCCTGGGTTTTGCTCTGGGAGCCGTGGCCACCAAAACGCTGAGGACCGTCGTGGGCGGCCGCCCCGCGTCACCCGCCG TTCGAGCGGGAAGCGCGGACGCGTGGGGCGACGAGCCAttggcgggggcggcggcggcggcggccggcaaGAGGAGCCCACTGAAGAAGATCTGCCGCTTCGCCAACTACTGCAACAACTGCTGGATGAACTCCACGCTGCAAGCCACGCTGAACCTGAACGTGGTCCGGCGCAAGCTGCCCGAGCGCATCCAGCAGTTTGTGAGCTTACTGTCGGAGATGCCGGCGTTCGCCTGCCTCTACCTGAGCGCCCTGGAGAACCCCGGCGTGTGCTTCACGGCGGCGGAGCTTTGCGTGGCGCTGGCCGAGCTCTGCGACTGCGTCCCGGCGCTCATCCTGTACGAGAACAACGACTCGGTGGACCTGCTGGTGCCGCTCCTGTCGTGGTTCGACCGCTGCGGGATCCGCACCGGCGTCCAGGTGCGCGACGTCAACCGCTGCCCGCGGTGCCACCTCACCACCTCGTCCGTCTCCAACCTGGGCAACGTGGTCACCTTGCCCAAGCCGCTCAACGGCGAGACGCTGAGCTCCTTGATCAAGCGCGGCACGGGCGGGCGGCGGCGCCGCTGCAAGGCGTGCGGCCACAAAACGGTCCGCAAGCGGTTCTGGACCCACCCGGACATCCTCACCTTCTTCGTCAACCGCATCGCCGGCGACGGCTTGGTCAGCCACGACCGCGTCTACTCGCCCGAACGGCTGGAGGTGGACGTGGACGAGAACACCAAGCAGACGTACCGCCTCTCGTCCGTCATCTGCCACGCCGGCGTGGACCGTCATAGCGGACACTTTTGGTCCTACCTCTTTTCGGGCGACGTCACCATCGAGGCTAATGATACGTACCTGTCCTTTACCGACCAGGGTCCGCCCGATAAGGTCTACAACAACGGCACCACCTATCTCTACGAAGTTTAG
- the olfm1b gene encoding olfactomedin 1b isoform X1, which yields MSLPLLKIGVVLSTMAMITNWMSQTLPSLVGLNSTKLTLAQGGYPDRSTGVLPANPEESWQVYSSGQDGEGRCVCTVVAPQQSMCSRDARTKQLRQLLEKVQNMSQSIQVLDQRTQRELQYVEKMEVQLRGLQSKFQLVEENHMQNVAKQYKAIKAKMEELRPLIPVLVEYKADAKLVLRFKEEVQNLTSVLSGLQDQMGAYDYEELHGRVANLEERLRACMQKLACGKLTGIGEPVTVKTSGSRFGSWMTDPLAPEGDTRVWYMDGYHNNRFVREYKSMRDFMSTDNFTSHRLPHPWSGTGQVVYNGSIYFNKFQSQVVIKFDLRTSAIGRSRQLEHAGFNNAYHYAWGGHSDIDLMADEGGLWAVYATNQNAGNMVLSKLNPDTLQIIRSWSTNHPKRSAGESFMICGTLYVTNGYSGGTKVYYAYSTNSSTYEYMDIAFHNKYSHISMLDYNPRDRALYAWNNGHQVLYNVTLFHVVRSQEL from the exons ATGTCTCTTCCACTGCTGAAGATCGGCGTGGTGCTGAGCACCATGGCCATGATCACCAACTGGATGTCGCAGACTCTGCCCTCGTTGGTGGGGCTCAACAGCACCAAGCTGACGCTGGCGCAGGGCGGCTACCCGGACCGCAGCACCGGA GTGCTGCCGGCCAACCCGGAGGAGTCGTGGCAGGTGTACAGCTCGGGCCAGGACGGCGAGGGGAGGTGCGTGTGCACCGTGGTGGCGCCCCAGCAATCCATGTGCTCCAGGGACGCCCGCACCAAGCAACTGAGGCAGCTGCTGGAGAAG GTCCAGAACATGAGCCAGTCCATCCAAGTGCTGGACCAGAGAACCCAGAGGGAGCTCCAATACGTGGAGAAGATGGAGGTGCAGCTGCGCGGCCTGCAGAGCAAGTTCCAGCTGGTGGAGGAGAACCACATGCAGAACGTCGCCAAGCAATACAAG GCCATAAAGGCGAAAATGGAGGAGCTTAGGCCGTTGATACCCGTGTTGGTGGAGTACAAGGCCGATGCCAAATTGGTATTGCGGTTTAAGGAGGAGGTCCAGAATCTGACGTCCGTGCTAAGCGGGCTGCAGGACCAGATGGGGGCCTATGACTACGAGGAGCTCCACGGCCGAGTGGCAAATCTCGAGGAGAGGCTGCGAGCGTGCATGCAAAAATTGG CATGCGGCAAGCTGACGGGCATCGGCGAGCCCGTCACCGTCAAGACGTCGGGGTCCAGGTTCGGCTCGTGGATGACGGATCCCCTGGCGCCCGAAGGAGACACGCGG GTGTGGTACATGGACGGTTATCACAACAACCGCTTCGTGCGGGAGTACAAGTCCATGCGGGACTTCATGAGCACGGACAACTTCACCTCGCATCGACTCCCCCACCCGTGGTCGGGGACGGGCCAGGTGGTCTACAACGGCTCCATCTACTTCAACAAGTTCCAGAGCCAGGTGGTGATCAAGTTCGACCTGCGCACCTCGGCCATCGGCAGGTCCCGGCAGCTGGAGCACGCCGGCTTCAACAACGCCTACCACTACGCCTGGGGGGGCCACTCCGACATCGACCTGATGGCGGACGAGGGGGGCCTGTGGGCCGTCTACGCCACCAACCAGAACGCCGGCAACATGGTGCTGAGCAAGCTGAACCCCGACACGCTGCAGATCATCCGGAGCTGGAGCACCAACCACCCCAAGAGGAGCGCCGGCGAGTCCTTCATGATCTGCGGCACCCTCTACGTCACCAACGGCTACTCGGGGGGCACCAAGGTCTACTACGCCTACTCCACCAACTCCTCCACCTACGAGTACATGGACATCGCCTTCCACAACAAGTACTCGCACATCTCCATGCTGGACTACAACCCGCGGGACCGCGCCCTCTACGCCTGGAACAACGGCCACCAGGTGCTTTATAACGTCACGCTCTTCCACGTCGTCCGCTCCCAAGAACTGTAG
- the olfm1b gene encoding olfactomedin 1b isoform X2 has translation MQPAGKLLTLLLLIVTGTELTQVLPANPEESWQVYSSGQDGEGRCVCTVVAPQQSMCSRDARTKQLRQLLEKVQNMSQSIQVLDQRTQRELQYVEKMEVQLRGLQSKFQLVEENHMQNVAKQYKAIKAKMEELRPLIPVLVEYKADAKLVLRFKEEVQNLTSVLSGLQDQMGAYDYEELHGRVANLEERLRACMQKLACGKLTGIGEPVTVKTSGSRFGSWMTDPLAPEGDTRVWYMDGYHNNRFVREYKSMRDFMSTDNFTSHRLPHPWSGTGQVVYNGSIYFNKFQSQVVIKFDLRTSAIGRSRQLEHAGFNNAYHYAWGGHSDIDLMADEGGLWAVYATNQNAGNMVLSKLNPDTLQIIRSWSTNHPKRSAGESFMICGTLYVTNGYSGGTKVYYAYSTNSSTYEYMDIAFHNKYSHISMLDYNPRDRALYAWNNGHQVLYNVTLFHVVRSQEL, from the exons ATGCAGCCCGCCGGCAAGCTCCTCACGCTGCTGCTCCTCATCGTCACGGGCACGGAACTCACGCAA GTGCTGCCGGCCAACCCGGAGGAGTCGTGGCAGGTGTACAGCTCGGGCCAGGACGGCGAGGGGAGGTGCGTGTGCACCGTGGTGGCGCCCCAGCAATCCATGTGCTCCAGGGACGCCCGCACCAAGCAACTGAGGCAGCTGCTGGAGAAG GTCCAGAACATGAGCCAGTCCATCCAAGTGCTGGACCAGAGAACCCAGAGGGAGCTCCAATACGTGGAGAAGATGGAGGTGCAGCTGCGCGGCCTGCAGAGCAAGTTCCAGCTGGTGGAGGAGAACCACATGCAGAACGTCGCCAAGCAATACAAG GCCATAAAGGCGAAAATGGAGGAGCTTAGGCCGTTGATACCCGTGTTGGTGGAGTACAAGGCCGATGCCAAATTGGTATTGCGGTTTAAGGAGGAGGTCCAGAATCTGACGTCCGTGCTAAGCGGGCTGCAGGACCAGATGGGGGCCTATGACTACGAGGAGCTCCACGGCCGAGTGGCAAATCTCGAGGAGAGGCTGCGAGCGTGCATGCAAAAATTGG CATGCGGCAAGCTGACGGGCATCGGCGAGCCCGTCACCGTCAAGACGTCGGGGTCCAGGTTCGGCTCGTGGATGACGGATCCCCTGGCGCCCGAAGGAGACACGCGG GTGTGGTACATGGACGGTTATCACAACAACCGCTTCGTGCGGGAGTACAAGTCCATGCGGGACTTCATGAGCACGGACAACTTCACCTCGCATCGACTCCCCCACCCGTGGTCGGGGACGGGCCAGGTGGTCTACAACGGCTCCATCTACTTCAACAAGTTCCAGAGCCAGGTGGTGATCAAGTTCGACCTGCGCACCTCGGCCATCGGCAGGTCCCGGCAGCTGGAGCACGCCGGCTTCAACAACGCCTACCACTACGCCTGGGGGGGCCACTCCGACATCGACCTGATGGCGGACGAGGGGGGCCTGTGGGCCGTCTACGCCACCAACCAGAACGCCGGCAACATGGTGCTGAGCAAGCTGAACCCCGACACGCTGCAGATCATCCGGAGCTGGAGCACCAACCACCCCAAGAGGAGCGCCGGCGAGTCCTTCATGATCTGCGGCACCCTCTACGTCACCAACGGCTACTCGGGGGGCACCAAGGTCTACTACGCCTACTCCACCAACTCCTCCACCTACGAGTACATGGACATCGCCTTCCACAACAAGTACTCGCACATCTCCATGCTGGACTACAACCCGCGGGACCGCGCCCTCTACGCCTGGAACAACGGCCACCAGGTGCTTTATAACGTCACGCTCTTCCACGTCGTCCGCTCCCAAGAACTGTAG